From a region of the [Eubacterium] eligens ATCC 27750 genome:
- the ribD gene encoding bifunctional diaminohydroxyphosphoribosylaminopyrimidine deaminase/5-amino-6-(5-phosphoribosylamino)uracil reductase RibD, which yields MQQEINNNFSKQDEFYMRRAIELAKNGTGWVNPNPLVGAVIVKDDRIIGEGWHRKYGELHAERDALSRCMEDTSGATIYVTLEPCCHHGKQPPCTEALVQAGISRVVIGSMDPNPLVSGKGVKYLEEHGIKVEGCVCNEECLAMNYVFFHYIRNKEPYVVMKTAQTLDGKIATYKGLSKWITGEQARENVHADRHRYAAIMVGVGTVIADNPMLDCRSTAISNPHNPVRIICDSRLRTPLDSRIVKSAGQIPTIIATCSTDSDRKSLYENAGCEVIITKESEQHVDLKELMNILGEKGIDSVILEGGGTLNFSALQAGIVNRVQTYIAPKIFGGVDSKTAVEGQGIANVDEAYRLRNKTVRLLGDDILIEGEL from the coding sequence ATGCAGCAGGAAATAAATAACAATTTTTCAAAACAAGATGAATTCTACATGAGGCGGGCAATTGAACTGGCAAAGAATGGAACAGGCTGGGTTAATCCTAATCCGCTGGTTGGAGCTGTTATTGTAAAGGATGACAGAATCATAGGTGAAGGCTGGCATAGGAAATATGGTGAGCTTCATGCGGAAAGAGACGCACTTTCAAGATGTATGGAGGATACCAGTGGAGCAACCATATATGTGACACTTGAGCCGTGCTGCCATCATGGGAAACAGCCGCCTTGCACTGAAGCACTTGTGCAGGCAGGAATAAGCAGGGTTGTGATAGGTTCGATGGATCCTAATCCCCTGGTAAGTGGAAAAGGTGTTAAATATCTGGAAGAACACGGGATTAAAGTCGAAGGTTGTGTATGCAATGAAGAATGTCTTGCGATGAATTATGTATTCTTTCATTACATAAGGAATAAAGAGCCATATGTTGTGATGAAAACAGCACAGACACTTGATGGAAAAATTGCCACATATAAGGGACTTTCCAAGTGGATTACAGGTGAGCAGGCAAGAGAAAATGTGCATGCAGACCGTCACAGATATGCGGCAATTATGGTTGGGGTTGGCACTGTGATTGCTGATAATCCAATGCTTGACTGCAGAAGTACAGCCATAAGCAACCCACACAATCCTGTGCGAATCATATGCGACAGCAGATTGAGAACTCCGCTTGACAGCAGAATTGTAAAAAGTGCAGGGCAGATACCAACAATAATTGCTACATGTAGTACCGACAGCGACAGGAAATCTTTATATGAAAATGCAGGCTGTGAAGTGATAATTACAAAAGAATCAGAGCAGCACGTTGATCTTAAAGAGCTTATGAACATACTTGGAGAAAAAGGTATCGACAGCGTGATTCTAGAGGGAGGCGGAACACTTAACTTTTCGGCATTGCAGGCTGGAATTGTGAACCGGGTTCAGACTTACATTGCACCTAAGATATTTGGCGGGGTAGACAGTAAGACAGCAGTTGAAGGGCAGGGTATTGCAAATGTAGATGAAGCATATCGGTTGAGAAACAAAACCGTTCGTCTTCTTGGTGACGATATTCTGATTGAAGGAGAGTTGTAA